One region of Pagrus major chromosome 5, Pma_NU_1.0 genomic DNA includes:
- the poc5 gene encoding centrosomal protein POC5, with protein MSSDEEEPTSPVLPRDSDRGSSVSSELQDEYEELLRYAVVTPKLETLTSAHLKHLSTSYLSADGRTSQKKDDIESQRPADTATEAKDGRHSSRSFRSQASPLIVEPSTLLRASHAEEMAGRSYSRASVLSHTLSDRLHTTPERSRSNSPDPLESAVTEMFISEENISKMENILDTWSNNLTANVLNELRKWKLAFKEQHKLEMRKERERYAAQTAGLKSELDSLKGLLQTYETSNQRKDEVIVNLSQVLDRQKEKHEKMKAFTNWRLKHTEAKEEALAAQAARQHYNLQLKKKVWLGWHSLIQKHWKVKVERACRARAEEVCTRLSAEYEAKLAEHCETVERAQAEIQRLRLERERYEESMKKAFMRGVCALNMEALTMFHTTEGQPEEPPEHQHDILPPQDEPGSATLTHLQPYPISSTRFSPVHFDRLDPSHSEVEDMVGSGAPMSRAEVHPPTTVVHSSLPLGGTASSHKQVSGRVVTASQQKPSKTVTARITARTDIGKIARSNLQVMGVAPPMSSVVVERHHPVTQLTVGQATAAKFPHSSQQGRSSTRGRSSSKTHTSTCHVHSIKVVD; from the exons ATGTCCTCAGACGAAGAGGAACCGACCAGTCCTGTTCTGCCCAGGGACTCTGATCGCGGCAGCTCAGTCTCCTCTGAGCTCCAG GATGAGTATGAGGAGCTTCTCCGCTATGCTGTGGTCACCCCTAAGCTTGAGACACTCACCAGCGCACACTTGAAGCATCTGAGCACCTCATATCTGTCTGCAGATGGTCGGACTTCGCAGAAAAAAGATGACATCGAATCACAGCGCCCAGCAG ATACTGCCACTGAAGCTAAAGATGGGAGGCATTCTAGCAGGAGCTTTAGATCACAGGCCTCCCCCTTGATTGTTGAGCCCTCCACACTCTTAAGAGCCTCTCATG CTGAGGAGATGGCAGGTCGATCGTATAGCAGGGCGTCAgtactctcacacacactctcagacaGGTTACACACGACACCTGAGAGGTCTAGGTCAAACAGCCCAGATCCTCTTGAGTCTGCTGTGACAGAGATGTTTATCTCAGAGGAGAACATAAGCAAGATGGAGAACATTCTGGACACATGGAGCAACAACCTGACG GCAAATGTACTGAATGAGCTCAGGAAGTGGAAGCTGGCGTTCAAGGAACAACACAAGCTGGAgatgaggaaagagagggagagatatgCAGCCCAGACAGCTGGCCTGAAGTCAGAGCTAGACAGCCTGAAGGGACTGCTACAAACCTACGAGACATCCAACCAGAGAAAAGATGAG GTGATTGTAAACTTGAGCCAGGTGTTggacagacaaaaagaaaagcatgaaaAGATGAAGGCCTTCACCAACTGGAGACTTAAACACACTGAGGCTAAAGAAGAG GCTCTTGCTGCTCAAGCAGCACGGCAGCACTACAATTTGCAACTGAAGAAGAAGGTGTGGTTAGGCTGGCACTCTCTGATCCAGAAACACTGGAAGGTCAAGGTGGAGCGAGCTTGCCGCGCAAGGGCTGAAGAGGTCTGCACCCGCCTGTCTGCAGAGTATGAGGCCAAGTTGGcagag cactgtGAGACTGTAGAGAGGGCCCAGGCAGAGATTCAGAGACTACGACTAGAGCGAGAACGCTATGAGGAATCAATGAAAAAAGCCTTCATGAGGGGCGTGTGTGCTCTCAACATGGAGGCTCTCACCATGTTTCACACCACAGAAGGACAACCAGAGGAACCTCCAGAACATCAGCATG aTATTCTGCCTCCCCAAGATGAGCCTGGCTCTGCTACACTGACTCATCTTCAACCATATCCCATTTCTTCTACACGGTTCAGTCCAGTTCACTTTGACCGCCTGGACCCTTCCCATAGCGAAGTAGAGGATATG GTGGGCTCTGGAGCCCCTATGTCCAGGGCAGAAGTACACCCTCCAACTACAGTGGTTCACAGCTCACTCCCACTTGGGGGCACTGCAAGTTCCCACAAACAG gtCAGTGGTCGAGTCGTCACAGCCAGTCAACAAAAACCCTCAAAGACTGTAACAGCTCGTATCACTGCGCGTACTGACATTGGTAAGATTGCACGCAGCAACCTCCAGGTGATGGGTGTGGCTCCACCCATGAGCTCTGTGGTAGTTGAACGCCATCATCCAGTTACACAG ctcactgttgGTCAGGCCACAGCTGCAAAGTTTCCTCACTCCTCCCAACAGGGCCGCAGCTCCACAAGAGGCAGAAgctcctccaaaacacacaccagcacgTGCCATGTCCATTCCATCAAAGTAGTTGACTGA
- the ankdd1b gene encoding uncharacterized protein ankdd1b, protein MERRALALRAMVKKHCPKKENLDPRKWMRQETVRGFADFVLNKNSEDTDNSFDNKEMLLDTEKQFMEAAKRNDVETMKMLGRGLNANAKNVDNRTALHYAVAGKNKDAVQLLLQRRVKVDQKDKHGVAPIHLAAWFGSLEILKLLVQAGAEQKVENEEGLNILHCAAINNNTEIVEYIVNDLQMKELDKDDRSGNRPFALAAEHGCAEMLDMLMEPYEMATMKPNKRGDTPLHLAARNNHLDAVQLLLQSLDTRDEVNMDGETALYQAADKGQEGCVLVLLEAGCDPNILTTAKCSALHPVSEKGDTSLVKLLLEYEAHTDFKNQQQEAPLHLAVKSSHIPVIHSLLKAGCDINVTNKRSQTAVHLAAELGKIDVVEMLLKAGLDLRLCDRQGKTALGVAARADEAIIVDMIIKAERYYAWRTANPELNDSVHNEYPLTFKLDHRYETKQLRSMAWRLAYELLKPGDWKRLAEHWGFNKEQVSAIEEQWTGQHSYKEHGNRMLLIWLHGEELAQRSPAKELYQGLILTGNRKAADKIRMEAENASSKSCSIS, encoded by the exons ATGGAGAGAAGAGCTTTGGCTTTGAGGGCGATGGTTAAGAAGCATTGTCCTAAAAAGGAGAATTTGGACCCTCGAAAGTGGATGAGACAGGAGACTGTGAGGGGGTTTGCTGACTTCGTATTGAACAAGAACTCGGAAGACACAGACAACAGCTTTGACAACAAAGAGATGT TACTTGACACAGAGAAGCAGTTTATGGAAGCAGCCAAGAGAAACGATGTGGAGACCATGAAGATGCTTGGAAGAGGGCTGAACGCCAATGCAAAGAATGTG GATAATAGGACGGCACTTCATTATGCAGTAGCTGGCAAAAACAAGGATGCTGTGCAGCTTCTTCTACAGCGCAGGGTCAAAGTAGATCAAAAGGACAAG CACGGTGTGGCACCTATTCATTTGGCAGCCTGGTTTGGCAGTTTGGAGATCCTGAAGTTATTAGTGCAGGCTGGGGCTGAACAGAAGGTTGAGAACGAG gAAGGACTGAACATCCTGCACTGTGCTGCTATCAACAACAACACGGAAATTGTAGAGTACATTGTTAATGACCTACAGATGAAAGAACTAGACAAAGATGACCGG TCAGGAAACCGGCCATTTGCACTGGCGGCAGAGCATGGGTGTGCTGAAATGTTAGATATGCTAATGGAACCGTACGAAATGGCCACAATGAAGCCTAACAAG AGAGGGGACACGCCCCTGCACTTAGCTGCCAGGAACAACCACTTGGATGCCGTCCaactgctgctgcagagccttGATACTCGGGATGAAGTCAATATG GATGGTGAGACAGCTCTGTACCAGGCTGCAGACAAAGGTCAGGAAGGATGTGTCCTGGTCCTGCTGGAGGCTGGCTGTGACCCCAACATCCTTACAACG GCCAAATGCAGTGCTCTCCATCCCGTTTCAGAAAAAGGAGACACGTCTCTTGTAAAACTCCTCTTAGAGTACGAAGCCCACACAGACTTTAAGAATCAG CAACAAGAGGCTCCTCTCCACCTGGCAGTAAAGAGCAGTCACATCCCTGTTATCCATTCTCTACTGAAGGCTGGCTGCGACATTAATGTTACCAATAAG AGGTCCCAGACTGCAGTGCATCTTGCTGCAGAGCTCGGCAAAATAGATGTCGTGGAAATGCTTCTTAAAGCCGGACTGGATCTGAGACTCTGTGATCGG CAGGGTAAGACAGCTCTGGGTGTGGCAGCCAGAGCAGATGAGGCGATCATTGTGGACATGATCATCAAAGCTGAAAGATACTATGCCTGGAGGACG GCCAACCCTGAGCTTAATGATAGTGTTCACAACGAGTATCCACTAACGTTTAAACTCGACCACCGCTATGAGACCAAGCAGCTCCGTTCGATGGCCTGGCGACTGGCGTACGAGCTCCTGAAACCAGGAGACTGGAAAAGACTGGCAGAACACTGGGGCTTCAATAAGGAACAAGTTTCAGCCATTGAGGAGCAGTGGACAG GTCAGCACAGCTATAAAGAGCATGGGAACAGGATGCTGCTGATCTGGCTCCACGGGGAGGAGTTGGCTCAGAGGAGCCCTGCTAAAGAACTTTACCAGGGCCTCATCCTCACAGGGAACAGGAAAGCTGCAG ATAAGATTCGGATGGAAGCAGAGAATGCCAGCAGTAAGAGCTGCAGCATTTCATGA